The window CGACGGCGGCGGCAACTGTTCTGCCCGGCAATCGGATGAGATCCGCTTCCAAAGCCGCGTCAGCGTCGGCCTTTCCGGCATCGCGTAGAACGTCGTGATGTTGTGATCGACGATCGTCTTCAGAGCAGGATCAAAGGCATCGATGCCGCCGTGCCGCCCCGACTTCCGGTGAAGAAGCGCTGCAGCGCGCTCCTCTGTTCGATACCGCTTCAGCCAGCGGAACAGCGTCGCACGGCTGACCGCGAGGTTCGCCATGGCATCGGCCACTTCGCCCGCAGTGGGTCGCAGCGGCAACCGCCGCAGAACGTCCGCATGCCGAAGCACGTCCTGCCATTCTTGTTCGTTGAGCTGGTCACGTCGCATGCCCTTCACGCGCTTGGTGTATCAAGGTAGTCTCACCATATCTGAATCGCGTGACAGTTCAGTCTCAACGAAACCGACTCGGTCTCACGAAATCTGAATCGGCTAACGCTTTGAAAATAAATGACGACCAGTCTCACGAAAAACGGTCAACTGACACGCTGATCATGTGGCGGAGAAATCCGAACAGCCACAGGACGTTTCCCCGCAGGGGTCCGGCGACCCTCACCTGCCGACCGATGCCGATCTTCCCGACATCGTCGACGTCGTGATGGCGATGGGACAACAACACCCTGAGACGGGTGAACACTCCCCTCCCCTTCCGGCAGACTCGCAAAACACGCGCCTCCCCGCTCAACTGCAAGGCCTCGCCGACATGGCGCGCGGCTATGTCGAGGCGGCCAGCTCGGCCAATACGCGCCGCGCCTACGCATCCGACTGGCGGCATTTTGCGAGCTGGTGCAGGCGGCAGGGTCTCAGCGCCTTTCCGCCCGATCCCCGGCACGTCGGCCTCTATGTCACGGCCTGCGCCTCCGGCAAGGCAACGGGAGGAAGCAAGTCGAACTCGGTTTCGACCATCGAGCGCCGCCTGTCGTCCCTTTGCTGGAACTATGCGCAGCGCGGCCAACCGCTCGACCGCAAGGATCGTCACATCGCAACCGTTCTGGCCGGTATTCGCAACACCCATGCCGCCCCTCCTCGCCAGAAAGACGCGATCCTGCCGGAGGACCTGATCGCGATGCTCGAAACGCTCGACCGGGGCACGCTGCGCGGATTGCGCGACCGTGCCATGCTGCTTCTGGGCTTCGCAGGTGGCCTGCGGCGCTCGGAGATCGTCGGCCTCGATGTCGGACGCGACCAGACTGCGGATGGCCGCGGCTGGATCGAGATCTTCGACAAGGGCCTGCTGGTCACCTTGCGGGGCAAGACAGGCTGGCGCGAGATCGAGGTCGGGCGCGGTTCGGCGGATTCCACCTGTCCTGTCGTCGCGCTCGACAACTGGATGAAATTCGCGCGCCTCGCGCATGGTCCGCTGTTCCGTCGCGTCACAGGCAAGGGCAAGAAGCTCGGCCCCGAACGCCTCAACGACCAGGAGGTCGCGCGTCTGGTCAAGCGCGCAGCACTCGCCGCAGGAATACGCAGCGACCTGCCGCAACGCGAGCGCGCCCGACTTTTCGCGGGCCATTCGCTTCGTGCCGGTCTCGCCTCATCGGCTGAGGTGGATGAGCGGCATGTGCAGAAGCAGCTTGGCCACGCCTCCGCCGAAATGACCCGGCGATACCAACGCCGCCGCGACCGGTTCCGCGTCAACCTCACAAAGGCGTCCGGGCTTTGAAAGCCCCCTCCCCTGCCGGGCATCATCCCGTCTTTTCCTGTTGTGCGCGGCCCTTTGCCCTGAGCAGAGCCATAAGCACCGGTCCGACTGAAAAGGCATTTGCGCGCGCCTTGTCGGTCAGCGCCCGCAAATAGCCGCCCGCGCTGGAAATCTGGTCGGCCCGTTGAAGAATGGCCGCGACGACAATTGCGGCATCGACCCTGCCCATGGCTTCGCAGGCCTGGTTCCACGCATCCGGACTGACCCCCAGTGCCGCGCGGACCAGATTGGCCACCTCAACCAGATCGTCCCAACTATCGATCCCGGCGCGGGCATAATCGACAATGTCCGGACAGGCTCGCAACACCAGCCCAAGCGGGAAGCCCAACGGTGATTTGTTACCGACCGGCCTTTGCGGCTGGATATACGGCGGATGGATTGGCTCGGCTTCGCCCCCCGGCTCTTTTTCAGAGCGTGGTTCAGATTCAGGATGAGTGTATGGGTTTGAATTCTGTTTGTGCCGCTCAGTTTGAGACTCATTGGCGCTTGAATCTTCCGATTTTTCACGTTGTTCCAACAGCTTGCGGGTGGCGCGGGCAAGTGCTGAGAGTTCCGCCTCGAAAGGCTCCAGCTCCCGCCTCGTAGCAGTGCGCGGAATGCGCCCGACGATGGCGCGGTATTCGAGGTGAAGCGCCTCCCAATCGCCCTCGATGCCCTCTTCCAGGCCGAAGGTAATCATCTTCGCTATATCGCGCCTTACAATGGTGATGCGCTCCCGCACGACCTGCAATTCGCGGCGTTCGCGCCGAACCTCGTCGGCCAGGCGCTCGAATTCGGCCGCACGCACCAGGAGCGGCGACAGGTCGAAGCCATAGGCCTGCTCGATCTCGCCGCCCTCCCCCTTGCGGGCGAAGCGCTTGCCGTTCGGGCTGTCGCGGCGCACCACAAGGCCGCAATCGACCAAATTAGCGAGATGGCGGCGCAGCGTGGCCGGAGCCATGCCATTCGCGCGCTGGGCCAATTGCCGGTTCGAAGGAAATGCGACCAGATTCCCCTCCGCCGACAATTCGCTTTCGGGAAAGAAGCTCAACAGGGCGGTCAGCAGGGTCACTGCCCGATCCGTCGCGCCGATCATTGGCCTGGCTTCGCAGATGTTGCGAATGATCGTCCATTTGTCGGCTTTTGCATCCTTGGGGCACTGCTGCGCCGTTGCATTGCCTGCCATGATGGCATGACTAAGCCGTCGCCGCCCGAAGGGCGTCGATGCAAGATAGGTCTCCATGTCCTCTCACCTTCTCAAAGGCAAAAGAATCTGGCTCGTCGAAATGACGCCTGAAGCTTGACAGTGATTCGCGGATTTGCGATTCTCAGGCTGCTACACGATGAGAAGGGCTTCCGCGCGGCGACGTTCGGGGGCCTTTTTCTTTTGCGGTTCAATCTCCGTTTTGCGCGTTCCGGGAACGCTCATATGTCCGATAGAGCTCGTTCAGGCTCTTGCTGAGCCAGATGCCAAAGCCGATGTCGTCGCTGGACGACAGCGCGATGCTGACCGAGTTGCGCTTGACGCCAACCGTTGCAGCCACGACG is drawn from Rhizobiaceae bacterium and contains these coding sequences:
- a CDS encoding replication initiation protein RepC, with protein sequence METYLASTPFGRRRLSHAIMAGNATAQQCPKDAKADKWTIIRNICEARPMIGATDRAVTLLTALLSFFPESELSAEGNLVAFPSNRQLAQRANGMAPATLRRHLANLVDCGLVVRRDSPNGKRFARKGEGGEIEQAYGFDLSPLLVRAAEFERLADEVRRERRELQVVRERITIVRRDIAKMITFGLEEGIEGDWEALHLEYRAIVGRIPRTATRRELEPFEAELSALARATRKLLEQREKSEDSSANESQTERHKQNSNPYTHPESEPRSEKEPGGEAEPIHPPYIQPQRPVGNKSPLGFPLGLVLRACPDIVDYARAGIDSWDDLVEVANLVRAALGVSPDAWNQACEAMGRVDAAIVVAAILQRADQISSAGGYLRALTDKARANAFSVGPVLMALLRAKGRAQQEKTG
- a CDS encoding site-specific integrase — its product is MAMGQQHPETGEHSPPLPADSQNTRLPAQLQGLADMARGYVEAASSANTRRAYASDWRHFASWCRRQGLSAFPPDPRHVGLYVTACASGKATGGSKSNSVSTIERRLSSLCWNYAQRGQPLDRKDRHIATVLAGIRNTHAAPPRQKDAILPEDLIAMLETLDRGTLRGLRDRAMLLLGFAGGLRRSEIVGLDVGRDQTADGRGWIEIFDKGLLVTLRGKTGWREIEVGRGSADSTCPVVALDNWMKFARLAHGPLFRRVTGKGKKLGPERLNDQEVARLVKRAALAAGIRSDLPQRERARLFAGHSLRAGLASSAEVDERHVQKQLGHASAEMTRRYQRRRDRFRVNLTKASGL